Proteins from a single region of Esox lucius isolate fEsoLuc1 chromosome 13, fEsoLuc1.pri, whole genome shotgun sequence:
- the ap3m2 gene encoding AP-3 complex subunit mu-2: protein MIHSLFLVNSSGDIFLEKHWKSVVSRSVCDYFFEAQERASEPENVPPVIPTPHHYLISVLRHRIYFVAVIQSEVPPLFVIEFLHRVVDTFQDYFGVCTEAAIKDNVVVVYELLEEMLDNGFPLATESNILKELIKPPTILRTVVNTITGSTNVGEQLPTGQLSVVPWRRTGVKYTNNEAYFDVVEEIDAIIDKSGSTITAEIQGVIDACVKLTGMPDLTLSFMNPRLLDDVSFHPCVRFKRWEAERILSFIPPDGNFRLLSYHVSSQNLVAIPVYVKHNITFREGSSQGRFELTLGPKQTMGKGVEAVLVNSQLPRGVLNTNLNPSQGTYTFDPVTKLLTWDVGKINPQKLPSLKGSMSLQAGASKPDENPTINIQFKIQQSALSGLKVNRLDMYGEKYKPFKGIKYMTKAGKFQVRT, encoded by the exons ATGATACACAGCCTGTTCCTCGTGAACTCCTCGGGGGACATTTTCTTGGAAAAGCATTGGAAGAGCGTTGTGAGCCGCTCTGTGTGCGATTACTTCTTCGAAGCGCAAGAGCGCGCCAGCGAGCCGGAGAACGTACCCCCAGTCATCCCGACCCCCCACCACTACCTCATCAGTGTACTCAGGCACCGCATATACTTCGTGGCGGTCATCCAGAGTGAGGTGCCACCGCTCTTTGTAATCGAGTTCTTACACAGGGTGGTTGATACATTCCAG GACTATTTTGGTGTATGCACAGAGGCAGCCATCAAGGACAATGTGGTGGTAGTGTACGAACTTCTAGAGGAGATGCTGGACAATGGCTTCCCCCTGGCTACTGAGTCCAACATCTTGAAAGAGCTCATCAAGCCACCCACCATCCTGCGCACAGTGGTCAACACTATTACAG GAAGCACCAATGTAGGAGAGCAGCTCCCTACTGGCCAGTTGTCTGTGGTTCCATGGCGACGCACTGGAGTGAAGTACACAAACAACGAGGCCTACTTTGATGTAGTGGAGGAGATTGATGCCATCATTGACAAGTCAG GCTCCACTATCACAGCAGAGATCCAGGGGGTGATTGATGCCTGTGTGAAATTGACAGGCATGCCTGatctcactctctcattcaTG AACCCTCGTCTCTTAGATGATGTGAGCTTCCATCCGTGTGTGAGGTTCAAGCGCTGGGAAGCCGAGAGGATTCTCTCCTTCATCCCCCCAGATGGAAACTTCCGCCTGCTCTCCTACCATGTCAGCTCCCAGAA TCTGGTGGCCATCCCAGTGTACGTCAAGCACAACATCACCTTCCGAGAGGGTAGTTCTCAGGGACGTTTTGAGCTGACTCTGGGTCCCAAGCAGACCATGGGTAAGGGTGTGGAGGCTGTACTGGTCAACAGCCAGCTGCCCAGAGGAGTCCTGAACACCAACCTCAACCCATCCCAGGGGACATACACCTTCGACCCTGTAACCAAG CTCTTGACATGGGACGTTGGTAAGATCAACCCTCAGAAGCTGCCTAGTCTGAAGGGCTCTATGAGTCTGCAGGCAGGGGCTTCCAAACCAGATGAGAACCCTACTATCAACATTCAGTTCAAGATCCAACAGTCAGCCCTCTCAG GACTGAAGGTGAATCGATTGGATATGTATGGGGAGAAGTACAAACCATTCAAAGGAATCAAGTATATGACCAAGGCTGGCAAATTCCAGGTCCGGACATAA